From the genome of Synergistetes bacterium HGW-Synergistetes-1, one region includes:
- a CDS encoding Asp23/Gls24 family envelope stress response protein, with protein sequence MVANNKEEFVVSETGETEEIAAGNTIDQSNLEGKIRISEDVIAQLATKALNSVEGVTPANPGLMANLRLGRKTVNGVRITISDGDAPEIVVDAYIAVKYGLRIPDVCWDVQEAVKEQIERFTGYTIKGVNVYVQGVTFGDKKETSAAHAEAVYNTFTEEA encoded by the coding sequence ATGGTCGCGAACAATAAAGAGGAATTTGTAGTAAGCGAAACCGGTGAGACCGAAGAGATCGCTGCTGGGAACACTATCGATCAGTCTAACCTTGAAGGAAAGATCCGGATCTCGGAAGACGTGATAGCCCAGCTTGCTACAAAGGCTCTGAACAGCGTTGAAGGTGTTACTCCTGCAAATCCAGGGCTTATGGCCAACCTGCGTCTTGGAAGAAAAACAGTCAACGGTGTAAGGATAACTATCTCTGACGGAGATGCGCCTGAGATAGTTGTAGATGCATATATTGCTGTCAAGTACGGACTTCGTATCCCTGATGTATGCTGGGACGTTCAGGAGGCAGTAAAGGAACAGATAGAACGCTTTACAGGCTATACTATCAAGGGCGTAAATGTTTACGTACAGGGAGTAACTTTCGGTGATAAAAAAGAGACTTCTGCAGCTCATGCAGAGGCCGTTTACAACACATTTACCGAAGAGGCCTGA
- the nusB gene encoding transcription antitermination factor NusB, with protein sequence MSSKSQMRHRSREIALQLIYQLDVRPSANIDEAIELYPSEGEADGVFDYACELVRGVMENMDAISDLLRENIIGWRPERMVAVDKVAISMALYEGIISKKVPVAVSISEAVQLAKVFGTEESGRFVNGVLGRIVRKEESLSN encoded by the coding sequence ATGTCGTCTAAGTCACAAATGCGCCACAGATCACGTGAAATTGCGCTCCAATTAATCTACCAGCTGGATGTGAGACCTTCCGCAAATATTGATGAAGCCATTGAGCTTTACCCTTCAGAGGGAGAGGCTGATGGTGTATTTGATTATGCATGTGAGCTGGTAAGGGGAGTAATGGAAAACATGGATGCTATCTCAGATTTGCTAAGGGAAAACATTATTGGCTGGAGGCCGGAAAGAATGGTTGCCGTCGATAAGGTAGCTATATCAATGGCTCTCTATGAGGGGATCATATCTAAAAAGGTGCCGGTCGCGGTCTCAATTTCTGAGGCAGTTCAGCTTGCCAAAGTTTTTGGTACAGAAGAATCCGGACGCTTCGTAAATGGTGTTCTGGGGAGGATCGTCAGAAAGGAAGAGTCTCTCTCGAACTGA
- the xseA gene encoding exodeoxyribonuclease VII large subunit: MFKYEKDAIFTVDEVTNKIREAIYASGELQNISVKGELLGFKKHSSGHAYFTIIGAEARISCVLFRSNASSVILWPKDGDEVLVRGKVDVYGARGSYQIYASTLLPLGEGAKTRAKEILFKQLTAEGIFDVRHKRELPLFPVKVALITSPTSAAVQDVIKIASIRYPASELLVIPSLMQGAAASSEIRDAFSKCASFQDISLVMLVRGGGSRDDLDIFDSEEVVRSVRSCPVPVITGLGHQIDKTLSDLAADAYAPTPSGAAERVFPDSKELTAYLKSSMRTMHAHMNKRAAKISSELIDSKRRLLFSITRGVCLPASEFLNNVQGSLTSNITYKMSEAEAKLTSAAGTLNNLSPLSVMSRGFAICRDSEGNMIKDASSLAEHQRVGIYFRDGHAETEVKSICIEN, translated from the coding sequence ATGTTTAAATATGAAAAAGATGCGATATTTACAGTTGATGAGGTCACAAACAAGATCCGAGAAGCTATATATGCTTCCGGTGAACTTCAGAATATCTCCGTAAAAGGAGAGCTTCTTGGATTCAAGAAACACTCCAGCGGTCATGCATATTTTACAATAATCGGTGCAGAGGCACGGATATCCTGTGTCCTCTTCCGTTCTAACGCTTCCTCTGTAATCCTCTGGCCCAAAGACGGAGATGAGGTGCTTGTCCGCGGCAAAGTTGACGTCTACGGAGCAAGGGGCTCATACCAGATATATGCTTCGACCCTTCTGCCGCTTGGCGAAGGAGCAAAAACAAGGGCTAAGGAGATCCTCTTCAAACAGCTTACAGCAGAAGGGATCTTCGATGTCAGACATAAGAGGGAACTCCCTCTCTTTCCCGTAAAAGTAGCTCTCATTACCTCACCCACAAGCGCAGCGGTACAGGATGTAATAAAGATCGCATCAATAAGATACCCTGCTTCGGAGCTGCTTGTGATCCCAAGTCTTATGCAGGGCGCGGCAGCTTCTTCGGAAATAAGGGATGCTTTCTCAAAGTGCGCCTCTTTTCAGGACATCTCACTCGTGATGCTTGTAAGGGGAGGGGGAAGCCGGGACGACCTGGATATTTTTGACAGCGAAGAAGTTGTCAGGTCTGTCAGGTCATGTCCTGTTCCTGTAATTACGGGACTTGGTCATCAAATTGACAAGACTCTTTCTGATCTGGCAGCTGATGCGTACGCGCCGACACCATCAGGAGCTGCAGAGAGAGTTTTTCCAGATTCCAAAGAACTCACAGCCTACTTAAAAAGTTCTATGCGGACGATGCATGCCCATATGAACAAGAGAGCTGCAAAGATCAGCTCGGAATTGATCGATTCAAAGAGAAGGCTCCTTTTCAGCATCACCAGAGGAGTGTGCCTCCCTGCGTCGGAATTTTTGAACAATGTTCAGGGTTCTCTCACGTCGAATATCACATACAAGATGTCAGAGGCAGAAGCGAAGCTCACTTCTGCAGCCGGTACCTTAAACAACCTTTCGCCACTAAGCGTAATGTCAAGAGGCTTTGCGATATGCAGGGACTCTGAAGGAAATATGATCAAAGATGCATCCTCACTTGCTGAGCATCAGAGAGT